AACATATTTACCatattattttttacaaataaGAACCCCCTTGCTGTGCTTTTCTCCCTTTACAGGCACCTTGAGCATTTCTGAGTCATATCGATGTATCAACTGCTTCATGGCACCTTTCAACTTAACCCACTCTGACGCTTCAACTTTCATCCTAATGGGCATCCCTGGCCTGGAGGCTGCCCACATctggatttccatccctttctttACTATCTACATTGTCAGCCTGTTGGGAAATGTCATGCTTCTGTCTGTTGTAGGTAAGGAACAGACTCTGCAGAAGCCGATGTACCtcctgctctgcatgctggcacTTACAGACATTGCCACACCTACCTTTGTTGTGCCAAAGGCACTGGgcatattttggttcaatttgaaaggCATTACTGTGGctggctgcctcacccagatgttcttcctCCACACGATTTCTGTGATGCACTCATCCACCCTCGTGACAATGGCCTTCGATCGCTACgttgccatatgtaaccctctgagatatgCCACCATCCTCAGCAATGCACAAATAGCTAAGTTAGGGCTTGTAGGTTTCataagagctgttctcttcattctgcccctgcccctgctcctgagtcAGCAGACATTCTGTGCCAACCGCATTATCCCCCACACACAATGCGAGCACATAGCTATGGTGAAGATGGTGTGTGGGGACATTAGAGTCAACAGGATATATGGTTTTGTGCTAACGTTTGTAATCAATGGGTTTGACCTGACGTTCATTGCCCTGTCGTATGGTCTGATCATCAGGGCCGTCCTCAGAATCTCCTCTCATAAAGCCCACCAGAAAGCCCTTAACACTTGCACAGCCCACATCTGTGTGATGCTGACATATTATACCCCTACCTTCTTCTCCATTCTTACACACCACTTTGGTCAAGGCATTGCACCCTATGTTCATATCATCTTAGCTGACCTCTATCTCCTCATCCCTCCCATGCTCAACCCTATCATTTATGGGGTCAAAACGAAAGAGCTTCGTGACAAAGTAGTCAAATACAcctgcagaagttctgcagacacAAAGTTCACGCAAAGTTCTGCAGACACAAGAGACGATATCTCCTCAGGCCTGCAGTGTCCATCAGGGAACTGTCAAATTGTCAGAGAGTATGTGAACCAGCACTAAGTGGGATGCAGTTTGGGAGGAAGACCAGAAGTTCTGTGAGCGCCATGGTTCCCAGTTACCCCTGGCATAGAGGAAGAGTATGCTCACAAACAATCTGTAAAAAAA
The nucleotide sequence above comes from Caretta caretta isolate rCarCar2 chromosome 1, rCarCar1.hap1, whole genome shotgun sequence. Encoded proteins:
- the LOC142072950 gene encoding olfactory receptor 52P1-like, whose product is MAPFNLTHSDASTFILMGIPGLEAAHIWISIPFFTIYIVSLLGNVMLLSVVGKEQTLQKPMYLLLCMLALTDIATPTFVVPKALGIFWFNLKGITVAGCLTQMFFLHTISVMHSSTLVTMAFDRYVAICNPLRYATILSNAQIAKLGLVGFIRAVLFILPLPLLLSQQTFCANRIIPHTQCEHIAMVKMVCGDIRVNRIYGFVLTFVINGFDLTFIALSYGLIIRAVLRISSHKAHQKALNTCTAHICVMLTYYTPTFFSILTHHFGQGIAPYVHIILADLYLLIPPMLNPIIYGVKTKELRDKVVKYTCRSSADTKFTQSSADTRDDISSGLQCPSGNCQIVREYVNQH